A single Corvus hawaiiensis isolate bCorHaw1 chromosome 24, bCorHaw1.pri.cur, whole genome shotgun sequence DNA region contains:
- the MAP3K12 gene encoding LOW QUALITY PROTEIN: mitogen-activated protein kinase kinase kinase 12 (The sequence of the model RefSeq protein was modified relative to this genomic sequence to represent the inferred CDS: inserted 3 bases in 3 codons; deleted 1 base in 1 codon), producing the protein MACLHETRTPSPSLALPSDGTPEQELTPTQCVLRDVLPAPSAPPEAWPRRGGARPPELGPEAAGPLAADAAHLRCQAGGGFLEGLFXCLKPVWTMIGKAYAAEHKHPPEDPWEVPFEEILDLQWVGSGAQGAVFLGRFHGEEVAVKKVRDLKETDIKHLRKLKHPNIITFKGVCTQAPCYCIIMEFCAQGQLYEVLRAGRKVTPSLLVDWSMGIAGGMNYLHLHKIIHRDLKSPNMLITYDDVVKISDFGTXKELIDKSTKMSFAGTVAWMAPEVIRNEPVSEKVDIWSFGVVLWELLTGEIPDKDVDSSAIIWGVGSNSLHLPXPSSCPDGFKVLLRQCWNSKPRNRPSFRQILLHLDIASADVLSTPQETYFKSQAEWREEVKLHFEKIKSEGTCLHRLEEELINRRREELRHALDIREHYERKLERANNLYMELSALMLQLELKEKELLRREQALEKRYPGLFKPRVPRGLLHGNAVETLIKKRNVPQKLSPHGKRPDILKPEVLLPKLDAAMAQVALPGCPKGPPSPGRSRRAKGRHRKAGPRGGCGEPGPEAGTPRGPPATAASPDILGGTLEAAGAPPATVPDAGPEGATGTQGSPPPQPPTPGEPERESGAGRGGKGGAGQHLTPAALLYRAAVTRGQKRGVSSEEEEGEVDSEVELPLRQRWPPGMSKRQSLSTFSSENFSDGDGDEGHTSEPSHSATPDVGSTNTDERPDDRSEDLLSQGSEIPLDAAPPEGPGRRHGGLSPTKVSEDSDCDSAELDHSGSGEGPPRPTAPPGL; encoded by the exons ATGGCCTGCCTGCACGAGACCCGCACGCCGTCCCCCTCGCTGGCGCTGCCGTCGGACGGGACCCCCGAGCAGGAGCTGACCCCCACCCAGTGCGTCCTGCGCGATGTCCTGcccgcccccagcgcccccccCGAGGCCTGGCCCCGCCGGGGGGGGGCCCGGCCCCCAGAGCTCGGCCCCGAGGCCGCGGGGCCGCTGGCGGCCGATGCCGCCCACCTGCGCTGCCAGGCCGGGGGGGGGTTCCTGGAGGGGCTCT GGTGCCTGAAGCCCGTGTGGACCATGATCGGCAAAGCCTACGCGGCCGAGCACAAACACCCCCCCGAGG ACCCCTGGGAGGTGCCGTTCGAGGAGATCCTGGACCTGCAGTGGGTGGGCAGCGGGGCGCAGGGCGCCGTGTTCCTGGGCCGCTTCCACGGCGAGGAGGTGGCCGTGAAGAAGGTGCGGGACCTCAAGGAGACCGACATCAAACACCTGCGCAAGCTCAAGCACCCCAACATCATCACCTTCAA GGGCGTGTGCACCCAGGCCCCCTGTTACTGCATCATCATGGAGTTCTGCGCCCAGGGGCAGCTCTACGAGGTGCTGCGCGCCGGCCGCAAGGTCACCCCCTCGCTGCTGGTCGACTGGTCCATGGGCATCGCCGGCGGCATGAACTACCTGCACCTGCACAAGATCATCCACCGGGACCTCAAGTCGCCCAA CATGCTCATCACCTACGACGATGTGGTGAAGATCTCGGACTTCGGCA CCAAGGAACTCATCGACAAGAGCACCAAGATGTCCTTTGCTGGCACCGTGGCCTGGATGGCCCCCGAGGTCATCCGCAACGAGCCTGTGTCTGAGAAGGTGGACATCTG GTCCTTCGGGGtggtgctgtgggagctgctgacGGGCGAGATC CCTGACAAGGACGTGGACTCGTCGGCCATAATCTGGGGCGTGGGCAGCAACAGCCTCCACCTGC GTCCCTCCAGCTGCCCCGACGGCTTCAAGGTGCTGCTGCGCCAGTGCTG GAACAGCAAACCCCGGAACCGGCCGTCCTTCCGCCAGATCCTGCTGCACCTCGACATCGCCTCGGCTGATGTACTCTCCACCCCCCAGGAGACCTACTTCAAATCCCAG GCCGAGTGGCGAGAGGAGGTGAAGCTGCACTTCGAGAAGATCAAGTCGGAAGGGACGTGTCTGCACCGGCTGGAGGAGGAGCTGATCAACCGCCGGCGCGAGGAGCTGCG GCACGCGCTGGACATCCGGGAGCACTACGAGCGGAAGCTGGAGCGGGCCAACAACCTCTACATGGAGCTCAGCGCGCtcatgctgcagctggagctcaaggagaaggagctgctcaG GCGGGAGCAGGCGCTGGAGAAGCGCTACCCCGGGCTCTTCAAGCCGCGGGTGCCGCGGGGGCTCCTGCACGGCAACGCTGTCGAGACCCTCATCAAGAAACGCAACGTCCCCCAGAAGCTCTCGCCCCATGGCAAGCG CCCCGACATCCTGAAGCCGGAGGTGCTGCTGCCCAAGCTGGACGCGGCCATGGCGCAGGTGGCCCTGCCGGGGTGTCCCAAGGGCCCCCCGTCCCCCGGGCGCAGCCGCCGGGCCAAGGGCCGCCACCGCAAAGCGGGACCCCGAGGGGGCTGCGGGGAGCCGGGACCCGAGGCCGGAACCCCCCGGGGTCCCCctgccaccgccgccagccccgACATCCTCGGGGGCACCCTGGAGGCCGCGGGTGCCCCCCCGGCCACGGTACCTGATGCGGGACCCGAGGGGGCAACGGGCACCCAAGGGTCccccccgccgcagccccccACTCCCGGGGAGCCTGAACGAGAgagcggggccggccggggggggaaagggggggccGGGCAGCACCTCACCCCCGCGGCTCTGCTGTACCGGGCGGCCGTCACCCGCGGGCAG AAACGGGGGGTCTCgtcggaggaggaggagggtgaagTGGACAGCGAGGTGGAGCTGCCGCTGCGGCAGAG GTGGCCCCCGGGGATGAGCAAGCGCCAGTCGCTGTCGACCTTCAGCTCGGAGAACTTCTCGGACGGGGACGGCGACGAGGGCCACACGAGCGAGCCGTCGCACAGTGCCACCCCCGACGTGGGCAGCACCAACACGGACGAGCGTCCCGATGACCGCTCCGAGgacctgctgtcccagggctctGAGATCCCGCTGGACGCGGCCCCACCCGAGGGGCCCGGCCGCCGGCACGGGGGACTCAGCCCCACCAAG GTCTCCGAGGACTCGGACTGTGACAGTGCAGAGCTCGACCACTCAGGCAGCGGCGAGGGGCCCCCCCGGCCCACAGCCCCCCCGGGCCTGTGA
- the TARBP2 gene encoding RISC-loading complex subunit TARBP2, which translates to MSEEGAGGARRSGGAFPSLEQMVAASPGKTPISLLQEYGTRLGRTPGYDLLKAEGQAHQPNFTFRVTLGDISCTGQGPSKKAAKHKAAEVALRLLRGGGAMLEPLEHSSPFPPEPPAEPGPAAPPPAPAAPPPSPRGPPLEMKTPVSPPQSECNPVGALQELVVQKGWRLPEYTVTQESGPAHRKEFTMTCRVERFVEIGSGTSKKLAKRNAAAKMLVRIHNVPMEPRDGSEAEGEEDQFNMTCPRLEGLRGRAPGCTWDSLRNSAGEKLGQLRSRGGPPAPGGACALLQELSEEQSFAISYLDIDALSLSGLHQCLVELSTQPTTVCHGAAPSRDGARAQAARNALQYLRIMAGGK; encoded by the exons ATGAGCGAGgagggggcgggcggggcccggcggagcggcggcgccTTCCCCAG cctggagcagatgGTGGCCGCCAGCCCCGGGAAGACGCCCATCAGCCTCCTGCAGGAGTATGGGACACGCTTAGGACGGACCCCCGGCTACGACCTGCTCAAGGCCGAGGGCCAGGCCCACCAGCCCAACTTCACCTTCCGCGTCACCCTCGGGGACATCAGCTGCACCG ggCAGGGTCCCAGCAAGAAGGCGGCGAAGCACAAGGCGGCCGAGGTGGccctgaggctgctcagagggGGGGGGGCCATGCTGGAGCCCCTGGAGCACAG ctcTCCTttccccccggagcccccggcTGAGCCCggtcccgccgcgccccccccagcccccgccgcgcccccccccTCGCCCAG GGGCCCCCCCCTGGAGATGAAGACGCCGGTGTCCCCCCCCCAGTCCGAGTGTAACCCTGTGGGGGCTCTGCAG gagctGGTGGTGCAGAAGGGCTGGCGCCTGCCCGAGTACACGGTGACGCAGGAGTCGGGGCCGGCGCACCGCAAGGAGTTCACCATGACGTGCCGCGTGGAGAGATTCGTGGAGATCG GCAGCGGCACCTCCAAGAAGCTGGCGAAGCGCAACGCAGCCGCCAAGATGCTCGTGCGGATCCACAACGTCCCCATGGAGCCGCGGGACGGCAGCGAGGCCGAGGGCGAGGAGGACCAGTTCAACATg ACGTGCCCCCGGCTggaggggctgcggggccgcgcCCCCGGCTGCACCTGGGACTCGCTGCGGAACTCGGCGGGCGAGAAGCTGGGCCAGCTGCGGAGCCGGGGGGGGCCCCCCGCGCCGGGGGGAGCCTGCGCCCTCCTGCAGGAGCTCTCGGAGGAGCAGAGCTTCGCCATCAGCTACCTCGACATCG ATGCCCTGAGCCTCAGCGGGCTGCACCAGTGCCTGGTGGAGCTGTCCACGCAGCCGACCACGGTGTGCCACGGGGCTGCCCCGTCCCGCGACGGCGCCCGCGCCCAGGCCGCCCGCAACGCCCTGCAGTACCTGCGCATCATGGCCGGGGGCAAGTGA
- the NPFF gene encoding pro-FMRFamide-related neuropeptide FF gives MAGRPVLLLLLLLAGTPRSARACPGPPARPRAAAAAALGALLRSLQRSGRAPGPPLQPQRSGWGPQGGAQARLSARSWDPPVAPFWTMATPQRFGRRR, from the exons ATGGCGGGGCGCCcggtgctgctcctgctgctgctgctggcgggGACCCCGCGCTCCGCCCGCGCCTGTCCCGGACCCCCAGCTCGGCCCCG cgccgccgccgccgccgccctggGAGCGCTGCTCCGGTCCCTGCAGCGCTCCGGCCGCGCCCCCGGGCCCCCCCTGCAGCCGCAGAG GTCGGGCTGGGGGCCGCAGGGGGGGGCTCAGGCCCGGCTCAGCGCCCGCAGCTGGGACCCCCCAGTGGCCCCGTTCTGGACAATGGCGACTCCGCAGCGCTTTGGCCGCCGCCGCTGA